A region from the Enterobacter roggenkampii genome encodes:
- the metQ gene encoding methionine ABC transporter substrate-binding lipoprotein MetQ — protein MAFKLKTFAAVGALIGSLALVGCGQDEKDPNHIKVGVIVGAEQQVAEVAQKVAKEKYGLDVELVTFNDYVLPNEALSKGDIDANAFQHKPYLDQQIKDRGYKLVGVGNTFVYPIAGYSKKIKSLDELQPGSQVAVPNDPTNLGRSLLLLQKVGLIKLKDGVGLLPTVLDVTENPKNLKIVELEAPQLPRSLDDAQIALAVINTTYASQIGLTPAKDGIFVEDKDSPYVNLIVTREDNKDAENVKKFVQAYQSDEVYQEANKVFNGGAVKGW, from the coding sequence ATGGCGTTTAAATTAAAGACCTTCGCAGCAGTAGGCGCGCTGATCGGCTCTCTGGCACTGGTGGGTTGCGGTCAGGATGAAAAAGATCCGAACCACATTAAAGTGGGCGTTATCGTAGGTGCAGAACAGCAGGTTGCAGAAGTTGCTCAGAAAGTGGCGAAAGAGAAATATGGCCTGGACGTGGAGCTGGTGACCTTCAACGATTACGTTCTGCCGAACGAAGCGCTGAGCAAAGGTGATATCGACGCGAACGCCTTCCAGCATAAACCATACCTGGACCAGCAGATCAAAGATCGCGGCTATAAACTGGTGGGCGTGGGTAACACCTTCGTTTATCCAATTGCCGGTTACTCTAAGAAAATTAAATCCCTGGACGAGCTGCAGCCGGGCTCTCAGGTTGCCGTCCCTAACGACCCAACTAACCTTGGTCGTTCTCTGCTGCTGCTGCAGAAAGTGGGCCTGATCAAACTGAAAGACGGTGTTGGCCTGCTGCCAACCGTTCTGGATGTCACCGAGAACCCGAAAAATCTGAAAATTGTTGAGCTGGAAGCACCGCAGCTGCCACGTTCTCTGGACGATGCGCAGATTGCCCTGGCCGTTATCAACACCACGTACGCCAGCCAGATTGGCCTGACCCCAGCTAAAGACGGTATCTTCGTTGAAGATAAAGACTCTCCATACGTAAACCTGATCGTGACTCGCGAAGACAACAAAGACGCGGAAAACGTGAAGAAATTCGTACAGGCCTATCAGTCTGACGAAGTTTACCAGGAAGCCAACAAAGTGTTTAACGGCGGCGCTGTTAAAGGCTGGTAA
- the yafC gene encoding DNA-binding transcriptional regulator YafC: protein MKATSEELTIFVAVVESGSFSRAAEQLGQANSAISRSVKKLEMKLGVSLLNRTTRQLSLTEEGERYFRRVQSVLQEMAAAETEIMETRSTPRGLLRIDAATPVVLHFLMPLIKPFRERYPEMTLSLVSSETFINLIERKVDVAIRAGTLTDSSLRARPLFASYRKIIASPQYIAEHGKPETVEELKQHLCLGFTEPVSLNTWPVACPDGQLHEITCGLSSNSGETLKQLCLEGNGIACLSDYMIDKEIARGELVELMADKRLPVEMPFSAVYYSDRAVSTRIRAFIDFLSEHIKTAPGGAV, encoded by the coding sequence ATGAAAGCAACGTCAGAAGAGCTGACAATCTTTGTCGCCGTGGTTGAAAGCGGCAGCTTTAGCCGCGCTGCCGAACAGCTGGGACAGGCTAACTCAGCCATCAGCCGCTCGGTAAAAAAGCTGGAGATGAAGCTTGGGGTGAGTCTGCTCAACCGAACGACGCGGCAGCTGAGCCTGACGGAGGAAGGTGAGCGTTATTTTCGCCGCGTGCAGTCGGTACTGCAGGAGATGGCCGCAGCAGAGACCGAGATTATGGAGACCCGCAGCACGCCGCGTGGGTTACTGCGCATTGATGCAGCCACGCCGGTTGTGCTGCACTTTCTGATGCCGCTAATCAAACCTTTCCGTGAACGCTATCCGGAGATGACGCTCTCTCTGGTCTCGTCCGAGACGTTTATTAACCTCATCGAGCGAAAGGTAGATGTGGCGATCCGGGCGGGAACCCTGACGGATTCCAGCCTGCGGGCCCGCCCGCTGTTTGCCAGCTACCGTAAAATTATCGCGTCGCCACAGTATATTGCTGAACATGGCAAACCGGAGACGGTTGAGGAGTTGAAACAGCATTTGTGTCTGGGCTTTACGGAACCCGTCTCGCTAAATACCTGGCCCGTCGCCTGCCCTGACGGTCAGTTGCATGAGATCACCTGCGGGTTGTCGTCCAACAGCGGGGAGACGCTGAAGCAATTGTGTCTTGAAGGCAACGGTATCGCCTGTTTGTCTGACTATATGATTGATAAGGAGATTGCGCGGGGTGAACTGGTGGAATTGATGGCCGATAAACGCCTGCCAGTCGAAATGCCTTTTAGCGCGGTGTATTACAGCGACAGAGCGGTGAGTACGCGCATTCGTGCCTTTATCGATTTTCTGAGTGAACATATAAAAACAGCTCCCGGAGGAGCTGTGTGA
- the proS gene encoding proline--tRNA ligase — protein MRTSQYLLSTLKETPADAEVISHQLMLRAGMIRKLASGLYTWLPTGVRVLKKVENIVREEMNNAGAIEVSMPVVQPADLWQESGRWEQYGPELLRFVDRGERPFVLGPTHEEVITDLIRNELSSYKQLPLNFFQIQTKFRDEVRPRFGVMRSREFLMKDAYSFHTSQESLQETYDKMYAAYSKIFSRMGLDFRAVQADTGSIGGSASHEFQVLAQSGEDDVIFSDSSDYAANIEFAEALAPKEPRAAATQEMTLVDTPNAKTIAELVEQFNLPIEKTVKTLLVKATEGSAYPLVALLVRGDHELNEVKAEKLPQVASPLTFATEAEIRAVVNAGPGSLGPVNMPVPVVIDRTVAAMSDFSAGANIDGKHYFGINWDRDVATPEVADIRNVVAGDPSPDGQGTLMIKRGIEVGHIFQLGDKYSRALNAAVQGEDGRNQILTMGCYGIGVTRVVAAAIEQNYDERGIVWPDNIAPFQVAILPMNMHKSYRVQELAEKLYAELRAQGIEVLMDDRKERPGVMFADMELIGIPHTVVIGDRNLDSDEIEYKYRRSGEKQMIKTGDILDYLVKAIKG, from the coding sequence ATGCGTACTAGCCAATATCTGCTCTCCACTCTGAAGGAGACGCCTGCCGACGCCGAAGTGATCAGCCATCAGCTGATGCTGCGCGCCGGGATGATCCGCAAGCTGGCCTCCGGGTTATACACCTGGCTGCCGACCGGCGTGCGCGTCCTGAAAAAAGTCGAAAACATCGTGCGTGAAGAGATGAACAACGCCGGTGCTATCGAGGTGTCCATGCCCGTGGTTCAGCCCGCTGACCTGTGGCAGGAGAGTGGCCGCTGGGAGCAATATGGTCCTGAACTGCTGCGCTTCGTCGATCGTGGCGAGCGTCCGTTCGTTCTCGGCCCAACGCATGAAGAAGTCATCACCGACCTGATTCGTAATGAGCTGAGCTCTTACAAACAACTGCCGCTGAACTTCTTCCAGATCCAGACCAAGTTCCGTGACGAAGTTCGCCCGCGTTTCGGCGTCATGCGCTCTCGCGAATTCCTGATGAAAGATGCCTACTCTTTCCATACCTCTCAGGAATCCCTGCAAGAGACCTACGACAAAATGTACGCGGCGTACAGCAAAATCTTCTCCCGCATGGGGCTGGATTTCCGTGCTGTGCAGGCTGATACCGGCTCCATCGGCGGTAGCGCATCTCATGAATTCCAGGTACTGGCGCAGAGCGGTGAAGACGATGTGATCTTCTCTGACTCTTCCGATTACGCGGCGAACATCGAATTCGCAGAAGCGCTTGCACCAAAAGAACCACGTGCTGCGGCAACGCAAGAGATGACGCTGGTTGATACGCCAAACGCGAAAACCATTGCCGAGCTGGTTGAGCAGTTCAACCTGCCGATCGAAAAAACCGTGAAGACGCTGCTGGTGAAAGCCACTGAAGGGAGCGCTTACCCGCTGGTTGCCCTGCTGGTGCGTGGCGATCACGAGCTGAACGAAGTGAAAGCAGAGAAGCTGCCGCAGGTTGCCAGCCCGCTGACTTTCGCAACGGAAGCGGAAATCCGCGCCGTGGTCAATGCTGGCCCAGGTTCTCTCGGTCCGGTGAATATGCCGGTTCCTGTTGTTATTGACCGCACGGTAGCCGCGATGAGCGACTTCTCCGCCGGTGCTAACATCGACGGTAAACACTACTTCGGCATCAACTGGGATCGCGACGTGGCGACGCCGGAAGTGGCTGACATCCGTAACGTGGTCGCAGGCGATCCAAGCCCGGACGGTCAGGGTACCCTGATGATCAAGCGCGGCATTGAAGTCGGTCACATCTTCCAGCTGGGCGATAAATACTCGCGCGCGCTGAACGCCGCTGTTCAGGGTGAAGATGGCCGTAACCAGATCCTGACCATGGGTTGCTACGGTATCGGGGTGACGCGCGTGGTAGCTGCCGCCATTGAGCAGAACTATGACGAGCGCGGCATCGTCTGGCCAGACAACATCGCGCCGTTCCAGGTTGCTATTCTGCCAATGAACATGCACAAGTCTTACCGCGTGCAGGAACTGGCCGAGAAGCTGTATGCCGAGCTGCGTGCGCAGGGTATCGAAGTGCTGATGGATGACCGTAAAGAGCGTCCGGGCGTGATGTTTGCCGATATGGAACTGATCGGTATCCCACACACCGTCGTGATCGGCGACCGTAACCTCGACAGCGACGAGATTGAATACAAATACCGTCGCAGCGGCGAAAAACAGATGATCAAGACCGGCGACATTCTTGATTACCTGGTGAAAGCCATCAAAGGCTAA
- the arfB gene encoding alternative ribosome rescue aminoacyl-tRNA hydrolase ArfB produces MIVLSRNVSIPDNELEITAIRAQGAGGQHVNKTSTAIHLRFDIRASSLPEYYKESLLAASHHLITSDGVMVIKAQEYRSQELNRKAAIARLVAVIKELTAVQKSRRATRPTRASKERRLASKAQKSTVKALRGKVRRPTE; encoded by the coding sequence ATGATCGTCCTGTCCCGAAACGTCAGCATTCCGGACAACGAGCTGGAGATCACCGCCATCCGTGCTCAGGGGGCAGGTGGGCAGCACGTCAACAAGACCTCAACGGCTATCCATTTGCGTTTTGACATTCGGGCCTCAAGCCTGCCAGAGTATTATAAAGAAAGTCTGCTTGCTGCCAGCCATCACCTGATCACCAGCGATGGCGTGATGGTGATCAAAGCCCAGGAATACCGCAGCCAGGAGCTCAACCGGAAAGCGGCCATCGCCAGGCTGGTGGCGGTCATCAAAGAATTAACGGCAGTACAAAAAAGCCGCCGGGCAACGCGGCCAACCCGCGCATCGAAAGAGCGTCGGCTGGCCTCGAAGGCCCAAAAATCCACAGTGAAAGCACTACGCGGTAAAGTTCGTCGCCCCACAGAGTGA
- the metN gene encoding methionine ABC transporter ATP-binding protein MetN: protein MIKLSNITKVFQQGNRTIQALNNVSLHVPAGQIYGVIGASGAGKSTLIRCVNLLERPTQGSVEVGGQELTALSEKELTKARRQIGMIFQHFNLLASRTVFGNVALPLELDNTPKEEVKRRVTELLDLVGLGDKQDSYPANLSGGQKQRVAIARALASNPKVLLCDEATSALDPATTRSILELLKDINRRLGLTILLITHEMDVVKRICDCVAVISNGELIEQDTVSEVFSHPKTPLAQQFIQSTLHLDIPEDYLERLKTEATADSVPMLRMEFTGQSVDAPLLSETARRFNVNNNIISAQMDYAGGVKFGIMLTEMHGTQEETQAAIAWLQEHHVKVEVLGYV from the coding sequence ATGATTAAACTTTCCAATATCACCAAAGTGTTCCAGCAGGGGAACCGAACCATTCAGGCGCTGAACAACGTCAGCCTGCATGTTCCTGCCGGTCAAATTTATGGCGTCATTGGCGCATCGGGTGCAGGTAAAAGTACGCTGATCCGTTGTGTTAACCTGCTTGAGCGCCCAACCCAGGGCAGCGTAGAAGTTGGCGGCCAGGAACTTACCGCCCTTTCAGAGAAAGAACTCACCAAAGCGCGTCGTCAGATTGGCATGATCTTCCAGCACTTTAACCTCCTGGCTTCCCGCACCGTGTTCGGCAACGTTGCCTTACCGCTTGAGCTGGATAACACGCCGAAAGAAGAAGTGAAGCGTCGCGTCACCGAGCTGCTCGACCTCGTAGGTCTGGGCGACAAACAGGATAGCTACCCGGCAAATCTGTCCGGTGGGCAAAAACAGCGTGTGGCCATTGCCCGCGCGCTGGCAAGCAATCCTAAGGTGCTGCTGTGTGATGAAGCCACCAGCGCACTGGATCCGGCAACCACACGTTCTATTCTGGAACTTCTGAAAGACATTAACCGTCGTCTGGGCCTGACGATCCTCCTTATTACGCACGAGATGGATGTGGTGAAACGCATCTGCGACTGCGTGGCGGTCATCAGTAACGGTGAACTGATCGAGCAGGACACGGTAAGCGAAGTGTTCTCGCATCCGAAAACCCCGCTGGCGCAGCAGTTCATCCAGTCCACGCTGCATCTGGATATTCCGGAAGACTATCTGGAACGTCTGAAAACAGAAGCAACAGCTGACAGCGTCCCGATGCTGCGCATGGAGTTCACCGGTCAGTCCGTTGATGCTCCCCTGCTTTCCGAAACCGCACGTCGCTTTAACGTGAATAACAACATCATCAGCGCGCAGATGGATTACGCCGGTGGCGTGAAGTTCGGCATCATGCTGACAGAAATGCACGGCACACAAGAAGAAACCCAGGCAGCCATTGCCTGGCTGCAAGAACATCACGTAAAAGTAGAGGTACTGGGTTATGTCTGA
- a CDS encoding YaeQ family protein: MALKATIYKAVVNVADLDRNQFLDASLTLARHPSETQERMMLRLLAWIKYADERLQFTRGLSAEDEPEAWLRNDHLGIDLWIELGLPDERRIKKACTQSAEVALFAYNQRAAEIWWQQNKSKCGQYKNLTVWYLDDEQLAQLSDFASRTMVLQATIQDGAIWLSDSQNNLEIHLTAWQPAS; the protein is encoded by the coding sequence ATGGCGCTGAAAGCGACAATTTATAAAGCAGTGGTCAATGTGGCCGATCTCGATCGCAACCAGTTCCTGGACGCCTCGCTGACGCTGGCTCGCCACCCCTCCGAAACCCAGGAGCGCATGATGCTGCGCCTGCTGGCGTGGATTAAGTACGCTGACGAGCGTCTGCAGTTTACCCGTGGGTTAAGCGCAGAAGACGAGCCAGAAGCCTGGCTGCGCAACGATCATCTGGGTATTGATTTGTGGATCGAACTTGGACTGCCGGACGAACGCAGAATTAAGAAGGCCTGCACTCAGTCCGCTGAAGTGGCCTTATTCGCGTATAATCAGCGCGCTGCGGAGATTTGGTGGCAGCAAAACAAGAGCAAGTGCGGACAGTATAAAAATCTCACGGTCTGGTATCTGGATGATGAGCAGCTGGCGCAGCTGAGCGACTTTGCCAGCCGGACCATGGTGTTGCAGGCGACGATTCAGGACGGTGCCATCTGGCTCTCTGATTCTCAGAATAATCTGGAAATTCATTTGACGGCATGGCAACCGGCCTCATGA
- the rcsF gene encoding Rcs stress response system protein RcsF, with translation MRALPICLLALMLSGCSMLSRSPVEPVQSTATPPKTEPAKPKVVRPAPVRIITKADELVGKPFRELGEVSGESCQATNQDSPPNIPTARKRMQINAAKMKANAVLLHSCEVTSGTPGCYRQAVCIGSALNITAK, from the coding sequence ATGCGTGCTTTACCGATCTGTCTTTTAGCACTCATGCTGAGCGGCTGTTCTATGCTAAGCAGATCTCCCGTTGAACCTGTTCAAAGCACGGCAACCCCGCCAAAGACCGAGCCTGCGAAACCGAAAGTGGTTCGCCCTGCGCCGGTTCGCATTATCACGAAAGCGGATGAACTCGTCGGTAAACCGTTCCGTGAACTGGGCGAAGTGAGCGGCGAATCCTGTCAGGCGACCAATCAGGACTCACCACCGAATATCCCGACAGCGCGTAAACGCATGCAGATTAATGCCGCAAAAATGAAAGCCAACGCGGTCCTGCTGCACAGCTGTGAAGTCACCAGCGGCACGCCGGGCTGCTACCGTCAGGCGGTGTGCATCGGTTCTGCGCTGAACATCACGGCGAAATGA
- the nlpE gene encoding envelope stress response activation lipoprotein NlpE (NlpE, an outer membrane lipoprotein, interacts directly with CpxA, the sensor histidine kinase of the Cpx system for response to envelope stress.): protein MKKALWSALAVSTLFALFGCNNRSETQVLQPTQTEELKPMQQSWRGVLPCADCEGIETSLFLQKDGTWVMNQRYQGAKEPSSFATYGTWARTAEKLVLTDTAGEKTYFRAKGEGMEMLDRQGNPIESQFNYTLAPVKAALPATPMAMRGMYFYMADAAIFTDCATGKKVSVANNAQLERDYAVARGNDSKPVLLTVDGHFTLEPNPDSGEMVKTLVADKDAKFVAGKDCNSK from the coding sequence GTGAAAAAAGCATTATGGTCAGCGCTGGCAGTGAGTACGCTGTTTGCGCTTTTCGGGTGTAACAACCGCTCCGAAACGCAGGTTTTACAACCCACGCAGACGGAAGAATTAAAACCGATGCAGCAGAGCTGGCGCGGCGTATTGCCTTGCGCGGACTGTGAAGGCATTGAAACGTCCCTGTTCCTGCAAAAAGACGGCACCTGGGTGATGAACCAGCGCTATCAGGGTGCAAAAGAGCCTTCTTCTTTTGCAACTTATGGAACATGGGCGCGAACGGCGGAGAAGCTGGTTCTGACGGATACCGCTGGCGAGAAAACTTATTTCCGCGCCAAAGGCGAGGGGATGGAGATGCTGGATCGTCAAGGCAATCCAATTGAATCCCAGTTTAACTACACGCTGGCGCCGGTAAAAGCGGCTCTGCCCGCGACGCCGATGGCGATGCGGGGGATGTACTTCTATATGGCGGATGCGGCGATCTTTACCGACTGCGCAACCGGTAAGAAGGTCAGCGTGGCAAACAATGCGCAGCTTGAACGTGATTACGCGGTGGCGCGCGGCAATGACAGCAAGCCGGTATTGCTGACGGTGGACGGTCACTTTACGCTGGAGCCAAACCCGGATAGTGGAGAGATGGTGAAAACGCTGGTGGCAGATAAAGACGCGAAGTTTGTTGCGGGTAAAGACTGTAACAGTAAATAA
- the gmhB gene encoding D-glycero-beta-D-manno-heptose 1,7-bisphosphate 7-phosphatase, whose product MAKSVPAIFLDRDGTINVDHGYVHEIDEFEFIEGVIDAMRQLKEMGYALVVVTNQSGIARGKFTEAQFETLTEWMDWSLADRGVDLDGIYYCPHHPQGTVEAYRQTCDCRKPHPGMFISAQEFLHIDMAASYMVGDKLEDMQAAAAAGVGTKILVRTGKPVTPEAENAADWVINSLADLPKEIKKHQK is encoded by the coding sequence GTGGCAAAATCAGTACCCGCAATTTTTCTCGATCGTGACGGCACTATTAATGTGGATCACGGTTATGTCCATGAGATTGATGAGTTCGAGTTTATCGAGGGCGTAATAGATGCCATGCGCCAGCTGAAAGAGATGGGCTATGCACTGGTGGTGGTGACGAACCAGTCTGGTATTGCACGCGGTAAATTCACCGAAGCGCAGTTCGAGACGCTGACCGAATGGATGGACTGGTCACTTGCCGACCGCGGTGTGGATCTCGATGGCATCTACTATTGTCCGCATCATCCGCAGGGAACCGTAGAAGCGTATCGTCAGACCTGTGATTGCCGTAAGCCGCATCCGGGGATGTTTATCTCTGCGCAGGAGTTCCTGCACATTGATATGGCGGCTTCTTATATGGTGGGCGATAAACTGGAAGATATGCAGGCAGCCGCAGCCGCGGGTGTAGGGACTAAAATATTAGTGCGTACCGGCAAGCCAGTGACGCCAGAAGCTGAGAATGCGGCGGATTGGGTGATTAATAGTCTGGCCGATCTGCCAAAAGAGATTAAAAAGCACCAAAAATAG
- the dkgB gene encoding 2,5-didehydrogluconate reductase DkgB, producing the protein MTLPAFGLGTFRLKDDVVIASVKTALELGYRAVDTAQIYENEAAVGQALEESGVPRNELFITTKIWIENLSKDKLIPSLKESLKKLRTDYVDLTLVHWPSPNDAVSVEEFMQALLEAKKQGLTREIGISNFTIPLMEKAIAAVGAENIATNQIELSPYLQNRKVVDWAKQHGIHITSYMTLAYGKALKDEVIIRIAEKHNATAAQVILAWAMGEGYAVIPSSTKRENLASNLLAMDLHLDADDKKAIAALECNDRLVSPEGLAPNWD; encoded by the coding sequence ATGACTCTCCCTGCATTTGGTCTGGGCACTTTCCGCCTGAAAGACGACGTTGTTATCGCATCAGTTAAAACCGCACTCGAACTGGGTTATCGCGCTGTTGATACGGCGCAGATCTATGAAAACGAAGCTGCCGTTGGCCAAGCTCTCGAAGAGAGCGGTGTGCCGCGTAATGAGCTGTTTATTACCACGAAAATCTGGATTGAAAATCTCAGCAAAGACAAGCTGATCCCAAGCCTGAAAGAAAGCCTGAAAAAACTGCGTACTGACTACGTGGATCTGACGCTGGTCCACTGGCCATCACCGAACGATGCCGTCTCCGTGGAAGAATTCATGCAGGCGCTGCTGGAAGCGAAAAAACAGGGCTTAACGCGTGAAATTGGGATCTCCAACTTCACTATCCCGCTGATGGAAAAGGCCATTGCTGCTGTTGGCGCAGAAAATATTGCGACCAACCAGATTGAGCTCTCTCCATATCTGCAAAACCGCAAAGTGGTGGACTGGGCAAAACAGCATGGGATCCACATCACCTCATACATGACGCTGGCCTACGGTAAGGCGCTGAAAGATGAGGTGATTATCCGTATCGCCGAGAAGCATAATGCGACGGCTGCGCAGGTCATTCTGGCATGGGCAATGGGTGAAGGTTATGCCGTGATCCCATCATCCACTAAGCGTGAAAACCTGGCGAGCAACCTGTTAGCAATGGATCTTCATCTGGATGCTGACGATAAAAAAGCGATCGCAGCCCTGGAGTGCAACGATCGCCTGGTCAGCCCGGAAGGCTTAGCGCCAAACTGGGATTAA
- a CDS encoding methionine ABC transporter permease MetI, with amino-acid sequence MSEPMMWLLVRGVWETLAMTFVSGFFGFVIGLPVGVLLYVTRPGQIIENAKLYRTLSALVNIFRSIPFIILLVWMIPFTRVIVGTSIGLQAAIVPLTVGAAPFIARMVENALLEIPTGLIEASRAMGATPMQIVRKVLLPEALPGLVNAATITLITLVGYSAMGGAVGAGGLGQIGYQYGYIGYNATVMNTVLVLLVVLVYLIQFSGDRIVRAVTHK; translated from the coding sequence ATGTCTGAGCCGATGATGTGGCTGCTGGTTCGCGGCGTTTGGGAAACGCTGGCAATGACCTTTGTCTCTGGTTTCTTTGGTTTTGTGATTGGCCTGCCGGTCGGCGTGTTGCTGTACGTGACGCGTCCGGGTCAAATCATTGAGAACGCGAAGCTGTACCGTACGCTCTCTGCGCTGGTGAACATCTTCCGTTCTATCCCGTTCATTATTCTGCTGGTGTGGATGATTCCATTTACCCGCGTGATCGTCGGAACGTCTATCGGTCTGCAGGCGGCGATCGTTCCGCTGACCGTTGGCGCTGCGCCGTTTATCGCCCGTATGGTGGAAAACGCCCTGCTGGAGATCCCAACCGGTTTGATCGAAGCGTCCCGCGCGATGGGCGCCACGCCGATGCAGATCGTCCGCAAGGTTCTGCTGCCTGAGGCACTGCCAGGGCTGGTGAATGCGGCAACCATTACGCTTATCACCCTGGTCGGTTATTCCGCGATGGGCGGTGCCGTAGGCGCGGGCGGTTTAGGTCAGATTGGTTACCAGTACGGCTATATTGGATATAACGCGACCGTGATGAATACCGTTCTGGTATTGCTGGTTGTTCTGGTTTACTTAATCCAGTTCTCTGGCGATCGCATCGTCCGGGCTGTTACGCACAAATAA
- the tsaA gene encoding tRNA (N6-threonylcarbamoyladenosine(37)-N6)-methyltransferase TrmO encodes MSAFQFEQIGVIHSPYKEKFAVPRQPGLVASGRGELHLIAPYNQADAVRGLEAFSHLWVVFVFHQTMEGGWRPTVRPPRLGGNARMGVFATRSTFRPNPVGMSLVELKGIRCQKDRVILELGSLDLVDGTPVIDIKPYLPFAEALPDARASYAQDAPQADMPVYFTPEITAQFGQLEKRYPRLQDFITEVLAQDPRPAYRKEEEAGKTYAVWLLDFNVRWRVTEAGFEVFALEPR; translated from the coding sequence ATGAGTGCATTTCAGTTCGAGCAGATAGGCGTTATCCACTCTCCTTACAAAGAGAAGTTCGCCGTCCCCCGCCAGCCCGGTCTTGTCGCCAGCGGACGCGGTGAGCTTCACCTGATTGCGCCTTACAATCAGGCTGATGCGGTACGCGGGCTTGAGGCGTTCAGCCACCTGTGGGTGGTGTTCGTGTTTCACCAGACGATGGAAGGCGGCTGGCGTCCTACCGTGCGTCCTCCTCGTCTTGGCGGCAATGCGAGAATGGGGGTGTTTGCGACGCGCTCGACCTTCCGTCCAAACCCGGTTGGCATGTCACTGGTTGAACTGAAAGGCATACGCTGCCAGAAAGATCGGGTGATACTGGAGTTAGGTAGCCTGGACCTTGTCGACGGCACGCCGGTGATCGACATCAAACCCTATTTGCCCTTCGCCGAAGCCCTTCCGGACGCGCGTGCAAGCTATGCTCAGGACGCCCCACAGGCGGACATGCCTGTATATTTTACGCCTGAGATAACCGCTCAGTTCGGCCAACTGGAGAAACGCTATCCTCGCTTACAGGATTTCATCACCGAAGTTCTGGCACAGGACCCGCGTCCGGCCTACCGTAAAGAAGAGGAAGCAGGTAAAACGTACGCCGTCTGGCTGCTGGATTTTAACGTTCGCTGGCGCGTCACCGAGGCAGGTTTTGAAGTGTTTGCCCTTGAACCCAGGTAA